A region of Micromonospora sp. WMMD882 DNA encodes the following proteins:
- a CDS encoding FHA domain-containing protein produces the protein MPELVITVARFGFLILLWIFVFTVVGVIRRDLFAGARSGRLVAAPRAVGASTGQPAAKPAKAKRGRAAHQLVVTAGQLAGTRITLGEAPITIGRAEDSTLVITDDYASARHARLLPRDGQWFVEDLGSTNGTYLDRAKVTGPTPVPLGVPIRIGRTSLELRP, from the coding sequence TTGCCGGAACTGGTCATCACCGTCGCCCGGTTCGGGTTCCTCATCCTGCTGTGGATCTTCGTCTTCACGGTGGTGGGGGTGATCCGGCGCGACCTCTTCGCGGGGGCCCGCTCGGGCCGGCTCGTCGCCGCGCCCCGCGCCGTGGGCGCGTCCACCGGCCAGCCGGCGGCGAAACCGGCGAAGGCCAAGCGCGGCCGGGCCGCCCACCAGCTCGTGGTCACCGCCGGGCAGCTCGCCGGCACCCGGATCACCCTCGGGGAAGCGCCGATCACCATCGGCCGGGCGGAGGATTCGACGCTGGTCATCACCGACGACTACGCGTCCGCGCGGCACGCCCGGCTGCTGCCCCGCGACGGCCAGTGGTTCGTGGAGGACCTCGGCTCGACTAACGGCACCTACCTGGACCGCGCTAAGGTCACCGGACCAACCCCCGTCCCCCTCGGCGTGCCGATCCGGATCGGCCGCACCTCTCTCGAATTACGGCCATGA
- a CDS encoding DUF3662 and FHA domain-containing protein, with amino-acid sequence MSSGPEEEPVSVLQRFEKRLEGLVEGAFAKVFKGVVHPVEILNAMQREAEAHKAILAGGRTLVPNRYVIDLSPYDHSRLAPYAAALAQELAQSQAEFIGEQAWTVYGDVIVEIERGEGLDTGMFRVTAEVYTGGEVAPVSAPGYDAGPPGYPSYDQGGGYGPPPGHGGGRNVRLVSGDGRTYPLQMGSTVIGRGDQANLRLPDVGISRRHARLDFDGGQVVLTDLGSTNGTMVNGQRVSAVALNPGDMIQLGTTTLTFRVDG; translated from the coding sequence ATGTCCTCGGGACCCGAGGAGGAGCCGGTGAGCGTGCTGCAACGCTTCGAGAAGCGTCTGGAAGGCCTGGTCGAGGGAGCCTTCGCCAAGGTCTTCAAAGGGGTGGTCCACCCCGTGGAGATCCTCAACGCCATGCAGCGGGAGGCTGAGGCGCACAAGGCCATCCTGGCCGGCGGGCGCACCCTGGTGCCGAACCGCTACGTGATCGATCTCTCGCCGTACGACCACAGCCGGCTGGCGCCGTACGCCGCCGCGCTCGCCCAGGAGCTGGCCCAGTCGCAGGCCGAGTTCATCGGCGAGCAGGCGTGGACGGTGTACGGCGACGTGATCGTCGAGATCGAGCGGGGCGAGGGGCTGGACACCGGCATGTTCCGGGTCACCGCCGAGGTCTACACCGGTGGCGAGGTCGCCCCGGTGTCGGCGCCCGGCTACGACGCCGGCCCGCCCGGATACCCGTCCTACGACCAGGGCGGCGGCTACGGCCCACCCCCCGGCCACGGCGGCGGGCGCAACGTCCGGCTGGTCTCCGGCGACGGCCGCACCTACCCGCTCCAGATGGGCTCGACGGTGATCGGCCGGGGCGACCAGGCGAACCTGCGGCTGCCCGACGTCGGCATCTCCCGGCGACACGCCCGGCTCGACTTCGACGGCGGCCAGGTCGTGCTGACCGACCTCGGCTCGACCAACGGCACCATGGTCAACGGCCAGCGGGTGTCCGCCGTCGCGCTGAACCCGGGCGACATGATCCAGCTCGGCACCACCACCCTGACCTTCCGCGTGGACGGCTGA
- a CDS encoding NAD-dependent epimerase/dehydratase family protein, with protein sequence MSVAVVTGSGGLIGSEAARHFAGLGLDVVGIDNDMRQEFFGAEASTAWNVRRLTDELGAAYAHHGIDIRDREALAKLFRRYGRDVAVVVHTAAQPSHDWAVRDPFTDFDVNAAGTLNVLQNVREHCVDAAVIHCSTNKVYGDRPNSLPLVERETRWEIAPGHPYEQGIREDMSIDACLHSVFGASKVAADVMVQEYGRYFDMKTACFRGGTLTGPAHSATELHGFLAYVMRCNMERRTYKIFGYQGKQVRDAIHSSDVVSAFEAFFRNPRSAAVYNLGGGRHSNTSNREAFALAEQITGQEMITEYVEANRIGDHKWWIGSNEAFQQDYPDWKQIYDVPMILREIHEANVEKWVPQS encoded by the coding sequence GTGAGTGTCGCGGTGGTGACCGGCTCGGGCGGTCTGATCGGCTCGGAGGCGGCCCGGCACTTCGCCGGCCTGGGCCTCGACGTGGTCGGCATCGACAACGACATGCGGCAGGAGTTCTTCGGCGCGGAGGCGTCCACCGCGTGGAACGTGCGCCGGCTCACCGACGAGCTGGGCGCGGCGTACGCGCACCACGGCATCGACATCCGCGACCGGGAGGCGCTGGCCAAGCTGTTCCGGCGGTACGGCCGCGACGTCGCCGTGGTGGTCCACACCGCCGCGCAGCCGTCCCACGACTGGGCGGTCCGTGACCCGTTCACCGACTTCGACGTCAACGCGGCCGGCACGCTCAACGTGCTCCAGAACGTCCGCGAGCACTGCGTCGACGCGGCGGTGATCCACTGCTCGACCAACAAGGTCTACGGCGACCGGCCGAACAGCCTGCCCCTGGTGGAGCGGGAGACCCGCTGGGAGATCGCGCCGGGCCACCCGTACGAGCAGGGCATCCGGGAGGACATGTCGATCGACGCCTGCCTGCACTCGGTCTTCGGGGCCTCCAAGGTCGCCGCCGACGTGATGGTCCAGGAGTACGGCCGCTACTTCGACATGAAGACCGCCTGTTTCCGGGGCGGCACGCTGACCGGCCCGGCGCACTCGGCGACCGAGCTGCACGGCTTCCTCGCGTACGTGATGCGCTGCAACATGGAGCGCCGGACGTACAAGATCTTCGGTTACCAGGGTAAGCAGGTGCGGGACGCCATCCACAGCTCGGACGTGGTGTCCGCGTTCGAGGCGTTCTTCCGCAACCCGCGCTCGGCGGCGGTCTACAACCTCGGTGGCGGACGGCACTCCAACACCTCGAACCGGGAGGCGTTCGCCCTGGCCGAGCAGATCACCGGCCAGGAGATGATCACCGAGTACGTCGAGGCGAACCGGATCGGCGACCACAAGTGGTGGATCGGCTCCAACGAGGCGTTCCAGCAGGACTACCCCGACTGGAAGCAGATCTACGACGTGCCGATGATCCTGCGGGAGATCCACGAGGCCAACGTCGAGAAGTGGGTGCCGCAGTCATGA
- a CDS encoding WecB/TagA/CpsF family glycosyltransferase, whose amino-acid sequence MTARKRNVLGVLVDATDYASATEEVVRAARERRPLALTALAVHGVMTGVLDPAHNARLNSFDVVTPDGQPVRWALNLLHSAGLADRVYGPELTLRVLARFADEGLPVYLYGSTEETLGRLIPALERMFPALKIAGVEPSKFRAAQPGEDAEIADRIRASGARLVLVGLGCPRQEIFTYAMRPLLDMPLMAVGAAFDYHAGLLRNPPPWMQRAGLEWFWRLGLEPKRLWKRYVILNPAYLARLGAQKTGLWKARPPAPATDRPSGFAV is encoded by the coding sequence ATGACCGCGCGCAAGCGGAACGTCCTCGGCGTCCTGGTCGACGCCACCGACTACGCCTCGGCCACCGAGGAGGTGGTCCGGGCCGCCCGGGAACGCCGGCCGCTGGCGCTGACCGCGCTGGCCGTGCACGGCGTGATGACAGGTGTCCTCGACCCGGCGCACAACGCCCGGCTGAACTCGTTCGACGTGGTCACCCCGGACGGCCAGCCGGTGCGCTGGGCGCTCAACCTGCTGCACTCCGCCGGGCTCGCCGACCGGGTGTACGGGCCGGAGCTGACCCTGCGGGTGCTGGCCCGGTTCGCCGACGAGGGGCTGCCGGTCTACCTGTACGGCTCGACCGAGGAGACGCTGGGGCGGCTCATCCCGGCGTTGGAGCGGATGTTCCCGGCCCTCAAGATCGCCGGAGTGGAGCCGTCGAAGTTCCGCGCGGCGCAGCCCGGCGAGGACGCCGAGATCGCCGACCGGATCCGGGCCAGCGGCGCCCGGCTCGTCCTGGTCGGGTTGGGCTGCCCCCGGCAGGAGATCTTCACGTACGCGATGCGCCCGTTGCTGGACATGCCGTTGATGGCGGTCGGCGCGGCCTTCGACTACCACGCGGGGCTGCTGCGCAACCCGCCGCCGTGGATGCAGCGCGCCGGGTTGGAATGGTTCTGGCGGCTCGGCCTGGAGCCGAAGCGCCTCTGGAAGCGGTACGTCATCCTCAACCCGGCGTACCTGGCCCGGCTGGGCGCGCAGAAGACCGGCCTGTGGAAGGCCCGCCCGCCCGCGCCGGCCACCGACCGCCCGTCCGGCTTCGCGGTCTGA